One window of Neptuniibacter halophilus genomic DNA carries:
- a CDS encoding chemotaxis protein CheW, protein MTDAEWQLETGQAGHQVDGQQYLSFLLDNEEYGIDILRVQELRGWTPVTHIPDMPEYLKGVLNLRGAIIPVIDLRQRFGLKRLEYGPTTVVIVIKVDSGSCERVMGIVVDAVAETYTLSADQIQPAPQIGGVINTEFITGLVAQEDKMIVLMDIDELMNSDELAIEQPARSDV, encoded by the coding sequence ATGACGGACGCTGAATGGCAGTTGGAGACCGGGCAGGCGGGCCATCAGGTCGATGGTCAGCAATACCTCAGTTTCCTGCTGGATAACGAAGAGTACGGTATCGATATCCTCAGGGTTCAGGAGCTGAGGGGCTGGACTCCGGTGACCCATATCCCGGATATGCCTGAATACCTTAAAGGTGTTCTGAACCTGCGTGGAGCGATCATTCCGGTGATCGATCTGCGCCAGCGTTTTGGCCTGAAACGGTTGGAATACGGACCCACCACCGTGGTGATTGTAATCAAGGTAGACAGCGGAAGTTGTGAACGAGTGATGGGGATCGTGGTGGATGCGGTTGCTGAAACCTATACCCTGTCGGCTGATCAGATTCAGCCGGCACCGCAGATCGGAGGGGTGATAAACACTGAGTTCATCACCGGTCTGGTTGCGCAGGAAGATAAAATGATTGTCCTGATGGACATCGATGAACTGATGAATTCCGATGAACTGGCCATTGAACAGCCAGCAAGAAGCGATGTTTAA
- a CDS encoding chemotaxis protein CheA, with protein MDTDKIDALINRVGELVITQAMLGQVGAELAEIAAGSEVERLQEGLEQLERNTRDLQEDVMRVRMLPISFVFNRFPRLVHDVSGKLGKKVELIIKGEQTEIDKTVMEKIGDPMVHLIRNSLDHGLEMPEERVAAGKSETGRVELDAYHQGGFIIIDITDDGRGLNTEKIYQKALDNGLITADQQLSDSEINELIFKPGFSTADAVSDLSGRGVGMDVVRRNIESLGGHVQVKSEPGHGSTFSVSLPLTLAILDGQLIRVEEQTYIVPLISIVETILADKNAMSPIAGEHKLLHFRDEYIPLINLRSLFKLPQLEEQADNSLIAIVENGGQKVGLVVDELYGQQQVVIKSLEVNFKRLEGFAGATILGDGSVALILDIAGLMKRGLDFETAKAAQKRNEIFHNEQGHNPRGVVA; from the coding sequence GTGGATACCGATAAGATTGATGCGCTGATCAACCGTGTGGGTGAGCTGGTAATCACTCAGGCGATGCTGGGGCAGGTGGGTGCTGAACTGGCTGAGATTGCAGCAGGCTCTGAAGTGGAGCGGCTGCAGGAAGGTCTCGAACAACTGGAACGTAACACCCGGGATCTGCAGGAAGATGTGATGCGGGTGCGAATGCTGCCAATCAGCTTCGTATTTAACCGTTTCCCGCGTCTGGTCCATGATGTCAGCGGTAAGCTGGGCAAAAAAGTTGAACTGATTATCAAGGGTGAGCAGACCGAGATTGATAAAACCGTGATGGAGAAGATCGGTGACCCTATGGTTCACCTGATCCGTAACTCTCTGGATCATGGTCTGGAAATGCCTGAAGAACGCGTCGCCGCGGGTAAGTCTGAAACCGGTCGGGTTGAGCTGGATGCTTACCATCAGGGTGGCTTTATCATTATCGATATCACCGATGACGGGCGTGGCCTGAATACCGAAAAAATTTATCAGAAAGCGTTGGATAACGGCCTGATTACTGCCGATCAGCAGCTTTCTGACAGCGAAATCAATGAACTGATTTTCAAGCCCGGTTTCTCCACCGCCGATGCGGTCAGCGATCTGTCCGGTCGCGGCGTGGGTATGGACGTGGTGCGTCGGAATATTGAATCCCTGGGTGGCCATGTTCAGGTTAAATCGGAGCCGGGACACGGCTCCACCTTCAGCGTCAGTCTGCCGCTGACGCTGGCGATTCTCGACGGGCAACTGATCCGGGTCGAGGAGCAGACCTACATCGTACCGCTGATCTCCATTGTCGAAACGATTCTGGCTGATAAAAATGCCATGAGCCCGATTGCCGGCGAGCACAAACTGCTGCATTTCCGTGACGAATATATCCCGCTGATTAATCTGCGCTCCCTGTTCAAACTGCCGCAACTTGAAGAGCAGGCCGACAACAGTCTGATCGCCATTGTAGAAAACGGCGGCCAGAAAGTAGGGCTGGTGGTGGATGAGCTCTATGGCCAGCAGCAGGTGGTGATCAAAAGTCTCGAAGTTAATTTCAAACGGCTTGAAGGCTTTGCCGGTGCGACCATCCTCGGTGATGGCAGTGTTGCGCTGATCCTTGATATTGCCGGTTTGATGAAACGCGGACTGGACTTTGAAACCGCGAAGGCGGCGCAGAAACGGAATGAAATATTTCACAATGAACAGGGGCACAACCCGCGGGGAGTCGTGGCATGA
- a CDS encoding Hpt domain-containing protein: MSIDLSQFIATFMEESYEGLEVMESSLLNLDSADEETINTIFRAAHSIKGGAGTFGFSEVADFTHVVETLLDELRSGKQSITPPLVNLLLESVDCMKMLLEATQEGPEADADVIAQVRQRLEQALGAEGVAETPDETPMPVETSDGTSGKGYWEIEFLPHADLLQAGHEPIFMFQTLAESGRLEVQVNPEKLPKLSKLNPEQIHLNWTLRLHSDCDEAEIREVFEWVEDECELNIRRCSETALTEAPAAGQSGQVSGWRISFRPKPSLLETGNEPAYMFQALAELGRLVVSPVAQALPDLTELDPEKIYLSWELEIYSDCDREEVAEVFEWVEDECDLQIEALQSPIEPVAEEAAPVQAAAQAEPVSSPQTCRSGQTGCGRCR; the protein is encoded by the coding sequence ATGTCTATTGATCTTTCACAGTTTATTGCGACTTTCATGGAAGAAAGTTACGAAGGGCTGGAGGTGATGGAGTCCAGCCTGCTGAATCTGGATTCGGCCGATGAAGAAACGATCAATACAATATTCAGGGCCGCCCACTCCATCAAAGGCGGTGCCGGCACGTTCGGTTTCAGCGAAGTTGCGGACTTTACCCATGTGGTCGAAACCCTGCTGGATGAACTGCGCAGCGGTAAACAGAGCATTACACCGCCGCTGGTAAATCTGCTGCTGGAGTCGGTCGACTGCATGAAGATGCTGCTCGAAGCGACTCAGGAGGGGCCTGAAGCGGATGCGGATGTGATTGCTCAGGTTCGACAGCGGCTCGAGCAGGCCTTAGGCGCAGAGGGGGTGGCTGAAACCCCTGACGAGACGCCGATGCCGGTCGAAACATCCGACGGGACATCCGGTAAGGGGTACTGGGAGATTGAGTTCCTGCCCCATGCTGACCTGTTACAGGCGGGCCATGAACCGATCTTTATGTTCCAGACTCTGGCCGAATCTGGCCGTCTGGAGGTGCAGGTAAACCCTGAAAAGTTGCCGAAACTCTCCAAGCTGAATCCGGAACAGATTCACCTTAACTGGACCCTGCGGTTGCACTCGGACTGTGACGAAGCGGAAATCCGCGAAGTGTTTGAGTGGGTGGAAGACGAGTGCGAGCTGAATATTCGCCGCTGCTCCGAAACTGCGTTAACAGAGGCCCCGGCAGCAGGGCAGTCCGGGCAGGTGTCGGGCTGGCGGATAAGTTTCCGGCCTAAACCGAGCTTGCTGGAAACCGGAAATGAACCGGCGTACATGTTTCAGGCCCTGGCTGAGCTGGGGCGCCTGGTGGTTTCGCCTGTGGCGCAGGCGCTGCCGGATCTGACGGAGCTGGACCCGGAAAAGATCTACCTCAGTTGGGAGCTGGAGATTTACTCTGACTGTGACCGGGAAGAGGTAGCCGAAGTTTTTGAATGGGTTGAGGATGAGTGCGATCTGCAGATCGAAGCGCTGCAGTCCCCGATTGAACCGGTAGCTGAAGAAGCCGCTCCGGTGCAGGCTGCCGCGCAGGCTGAACCTGTGTCCTCTCCTCAAACCTGCCGCTCCGGGCAAACCGGCTGCGGCCGCTGCCGCTAA
- a CDS encoding response regulator, with protein MASILVVDDSASLRNMVTFTLKQEGYQVVEAGNGQEALTKAQGARFDLVLTDVNMPIMDGITLCGELRKLPAFKFTPILVLTTESSPEMKQRGKTAGATGWLVKPFNPEKLLSTIKRVVR; from the coding sequence ATGGCTAGCATCTTAGTTGTTGATGACTCGGCTTCCCTGAGAAATATGGTGACCTTTACCCTGAAACAGGAGGGTTATCAGGTTGTAGAGGCCGGAAACGGGCAGGAGGCTCTGACCAAGGCTCAGGGCGCACGATTCGATCTGGTCCTGACCGATGTGAACATGCCAATTATGGATGGCATTACCCTGTGTGGAGAGTTGCGTAAGCTGCCTGCTTTCAAATTTACCCCTATTCTGGTGCTGACAACCGAGAGCTCACCCGAGATGAAGCAGCGTGGTAAAACGGCAGGCGCTACCGGATGGCTGGTGAAGCCATTTAACCCGGAAAAGCTGCTCAGCACTATTAAACGCGTCGTACGGTAG
- a CDS encoding STAS domain-containing protein, with protein MATGSTLKLPEELSIANVTEWKNKLIDLVNEPEPLLLEADQLARVDTAAMQLLLAFVRKASAANKSCQWQNPSTVLIETAEQLGLSQSLSLNAD; from the coding sequence ATGGCTACTGGTAGTACCCTTAAATTGCCCGAAGAGCTCTCTATAGCAAATGTCACAGAATGGAAAAATAAGCTGATTGATCTGGTTAATGAACCTGAGCCTCTGCTGCTCGAAGCCGATCAGCTTGCCCGGGTAGATACCGCTGCGATGCAGTTGCTGCTGGCCTTTGTGCGCAAAGCCAGTGCTGCGAATAAATCCTGCCAGTGGCAAAACCCATCCACTGTTCTTATTGAGACGGCTGAACAGCTTGGCCTGAGTCAGTCCCTTTCACTCAATGCAGATTAA
- a CDS encoding DUF1289 domain-containing protein, translated as MLTDPRKAKKQNASPCIRNCCLDDNDVCLGCYRSLSEILAWSEESEEEKAAILRRTKERRSIARLQLQS; from the coding sequence ATGCTTACTGATCCACGCAAGGCTAAAAAACAAAACGCTTCTCCCTGTATCCGAAACTGCTGCCTGGATGATAACGATGTCTGTCTGGGCTGCTATCGCTCGTTGTCTGAAATTCTGGCCTGGAGCGAAGAAAGTGAAGAGGAGAAGGCCGCGATCCTGCGCCGAACAAAAGAAAGAAGAAGTATCGCCCGGTTGCAGTTGCAGAGCTGA
- the msrB gene encoding peptide-methionine (R)-S-oxide reductase MsrB: protein MNKLIPVSLLTLSMLLQAPLASAGSNAKEMPASTPPLAENLALATFAGGCFWCTEADFEKLEGVVQAISGYSGGEETNPTYKQVSAGRTGHTEAVQIYYNPQVISYEGLLQRLWREMNPSDGDGQFVDRGKQYRPAVFYHNQAQKQLAEASLAALQRSGVFPKPMATEVKPFTTFYPAEEYHQDYYFKNPIRYSYYRNGSGRDQFLKHIWGEQLELDYSQFSNQQSAADFPAGRYVKPSEHYLRHTLSDLEYEVTQEDGTERAFDNPYWDEKREGIYVDIVSGEPLFSSTDKYKSGTGWPSFTQPIQGVSIVEKEDNSLFMTRVEVRSPIADSHLGHVFSDGPAPTGLRYCINSAALRFVPKEELELRGYAEYSQLFK from the coding sequence ATGAACAAACTGATTCCCGTCTCCCTATTAACCCTGAGCATGCTGTTACAGGCGCCATTGGCCAGCGCCGGCAGCAACGCAAAAGAGATGCCCGCGAGTACGCCCCCGCTGGCTGAAAACCTAGCTCTGGCGACATTTGCCGGCGGCTGTTTCTGGTGCACCGAAGCCGACTTTGAAAAACTGGAGGGCGTAGTACAGGCGATTTCCGGCTACAGCGGCGGCGAAGAAACTAACCCCACTTATAAGCAGGTTTCTGCCGGCCGTACAGGACATACGGAAGCGGTTCAGATTTACTATAACCCTCAGGTCATCTCCTACGAGGGACTATTGCAGCGGCTCTGGCGTGAAATGAATCCATCCGATGGTGATGGTCAGTTCGTAGATCGTGGCAAACAGTATCGCCCTGCCGTGTTCTACCACAATCAGGCGCAGAAACAGTTAGCAGAAGCTTCACTGGCCGCACTGCAGCGCTCCGGCGTTTTCCCCAAACCTATGGCCACCGAAGTAAAACCTTTTACAACGTTTTATCCGGCCGAGGAGTACCATCAGGATTACTATTTCAAAAATCCGATCCGTTACAGTTATTACCGCAATGGCTCCGGTCGGGATCAATTCCTGAAACATATCTGGGGAGAGCAACTGGAACTCGACTACAGCCAGTTCAGTAACCAGCAATCCGCAGCAGACTTCCCGGCGGGCAGGTATGTGAAACCCTCCGAACACTATCTGCGTCATACCCTCTCTGATCTGGAATATGAAGTGACTCAGGAAGATGGCACCGAGCGCGCCTTTGATAACCCCTACTGGGACGAAAAACGCGAAGGGATTTATGTGGATATTGTCAGTGGTGAGCCGCTGTTTTCCTCTACCGACAAATACAAATCCGGCACCGGATGGCCCAGCTTTACCCAACCCATTCAGGGTGTTTCGATTGTAGAGAAAGAGGACAACTCACTGTTTATGACCCGCGTGGAAGTACGTAGCCCGATCGCGGATTCGCACCTCGGCCATGTGTTCAGTGATGGACCTGCCCCAACCGGTCTGCGCTACTGTATCAATTCAGCAGCGCTGCGCTTTGTGCCAAAAGAGGAGTTAGAACTGCGCGGTTACGCAGAGTACAGCCAGCTATTTAAGTAA
- the hisA gene encoding phosphoribosylformimino-5-aminoimidazole carboxamide ribotide isomerase — protein MTQFRPCIDLHQGQVKQIVGGSLQDSGAQTNYVSPYDAAYYARLYQQHNLTGGHVIALGPGNKEQALLALKTWPQGLQFGGGVNPENAAEYLEAGASHLIVTSYLFEDGQFSWSRLEKIKAETGADRLILDLSCRRTESGWNIATDRWQTVTETSVNAQTLQALGDHCAEFLIHAADVEGLQAGIDQELVELLGKASPIPVTYAGGARSLDDLERVKHLSAGRVDLTIGSALDIFGGSGVTLEACIDWNRQQ, from the coding sequence TTGACCCAGTTTCGTCCATGTATCGACCTGCATCAGGGCCAGGTTAAACAGATCGTTGGTGGCAGTCTGCAGGACAGTGGCGCCCAGACCAACTATGTCAGCCCTTATGATGCGGCGTACTATGCGCGGCTCTATCAACAGCATAACCTGACCGGCGGGCACGTTATCGCACTCGGCCCGGGTAACAAAGAGCAGGCGCTGCTGGCGTTGAAAACCTGGCCGCAGGGGTTGCAGTTTGGCGGTGGTGTTAATCCGGAAAATGCCGCCGAATACCTTGAGGCGGGCGCATCGCATCTGATCGTAACCTCCTATCTGTTTGAAGATGGCCAGTTTAGCTGGTCACGACTGGAAAAAATAAAGGCAGAAACCGGTGCCGATCGACTGATTCTTGACCTGAGCTGCCGTCGTACGGAAAGTGGCTGGAACATCGCCACTGACCGTTGGCAGACCGTAACCGAGACCTCGGTTAATGCGCAAACGCTGCAGGCGCTGGGTGATCATTGTGCCGAATTTCTGATCCACGCAGCGGATGTAGAAGGGCTGCAGGCGGGAATCGATCAGGAGCTGGTGGAGCTGCTCGGTAAGGCTTCACCGATCCCGGTCACCTATGCCGGTGGCGCACGTTCACTGGACGATCTGGAACGGGTAAAACACTTATCGGCCGGTAGGGTCGACCTGACGATTGGCAGTGCGCTGGATATCTTCGGGGGCTCCGGGGTGACGTTAGAGGCCTGTATCGACTGGAATCGTCAGCAGTAA
- a CDS encoding bifunctional diguanylate cyclase/phosphodiesterase — protein sequence MPLKTLSPLKKINLVLLVGGVVALLILIAYLNVSLRQSAVERWQQDVLHSVRQLAGWVDSEFDQARERLEYIANRPEFTPPLDRQLVDRKLNGIPQSLDPGRRISLQWTLEDNSHGFNVLFVLFANGDHYLSHPYRVQKELKTYNLSHREYFRRATAMKKSVLSNTFVGADGVPAVAIDVPILDPQGEILSHLGGVMYLNQMTSLFSSQGRMGLGETYFMLDRVGNEVVKTGLSAGANEHIRQLVTERDAWQELDQGYAYRIGALSEAYGREQLLVLVRLQSGWTLGVVSNFSAVAEQFASNVEQTALIAAMLILLIIGASILLVRQIGARWQAAEREVQLSNQKLEQRVEERTHQLILRENAVQDARQRLQDIIEATQVGTWEWNLQEDSCHFNERWAGMLGYTLDELKPHNYACFTNLLHPDDLPEVEREMELHLQGKQATFQCEMRMKHKQGQWIWVQSKGRITALDQQGKPQRISGTHTEISDRKAAEHELKMAASVFSHAREGIMITDADARIIEVNETFTDLTGYSREEVLGQNPRILRSGMQSEAFYQDMWQHLQNHDHWNGEIWNRKKSGQFYAELLTISAVRDRSGKLTNYVALFSDITHSKMNEQRLEHVAHYDALTDLPNRILLADRLGQALIQADREQEQVVVAYLDLDGFKDINDCYGHDQGDLLLIEVARRMKACLRRCDTIARLGGDEFVAVLTGFKQVADASALLERLLRAAARPVQSGELSLQVSASLGVTYYPQDEEISADQLMRQADQAMYQAKLEGKNCYHFFNPEQDRAAKGLNASLQSIRQGLEQGEFVVYYQPKIRLATGEVVGMEALVRWQHPQRGLLSPAEFLPLIEEHALSVELGQQVLSQVLSQLANWREQGVHLRVSVNISSIEIQDERFMQRLRQKLSAYPKLEPGCLQLEILETCALKDIEKVSRTMKECRAMGVQFSLDDFGTGYSSLTYLKRLPAAELKIDQSFVRDMLEDPDDLAIIEGVLGLARAFGRQVIAEGVESTAHGVRLLQLGCEYAQGYAIARPMPADQIAGWMETWRNPAEWTAIAEA from the coding sequence ATGCCGTTAAAGACGCTCTCACCGCTTAAAAAAATTAACCTGGTTCTGCTGGTCGGCGGGGTGGTCGCCCTGTTGATTCTGATCGCTTATCTGAATGTCAGTCTGCGACAGTCTGCGGTGGAGCGTTGGCAGCAGGATGTACTGCATTCGGTGAGGCAACTGGCGGGCTGGGTGGATAGTGAATTTGATCAGGCCCGGGAACGACTGGAGTACATTGCCAACCGACCGGAATTTACCCCGCCACTGGATCGGCAACTGGTCGATCGTAAACTCAACGGCATTCCCCAGAGTCTGGACCCGGGGCGCCGGATATCGCTGCAGTGGACGCTGGAGGATAACAGTCACGGTTTTAATGTGCTGTTTGTCCTTTTTGCCAACGGTGATCACTACCTCTCGCATCCCTATCGTGTTCAGAAAGAGCTGAAAACATACAACCTGTCGCATCGTGAATATTTCCGCCGGGCGACGGCGATGAAGAAATCGGTACTGTCGAATACATTTGTGGGGGCTGACGGCGTGCCGGCCGTGGCGATTGATGTTCCGATACTCGATCCCCAAGGTGAGATCCTCTCCCACCTTGGGGGGGTGATGTATCTCAACCAGATGACATCCCTGTTCAGCAGTCAGGGGCGCATGGGGCTGGGTGAAACCTACTTTATGCTCGACCGTGTGGGCAACGAGGTGGTGAAAACGGGACTCTCTGCCGGGGCTAATGAACATATCAGGCAACTGGTCACCGAGCGCGATGCCTGGCAGGAACTGGATCAGGGCTATGCCTACCGCATTGGTGCGCTGAGTGAGGCCTATGGCCGGGAGCAGTTACTGGTGCTGGTACGCTTGCAGAGTGGCTGGACGCTGGGGGTCGTGTCTAATTTTTCTGCGGTGGCGGAGCAATTTGCTTCCAATGTTGAACAGACTGCGCTGATTGCTGCAATGCTGATTCTGCTGATTATTGGCGCATCGATTTTGCTGGTACGTCAGATCGGGGCACGCTGGCAGGCTGCTGAGCGCGAGGTACAGCTCAGTAACCAGAAACTGGAGCAGCGGGTCGAAGAACGAACTCACCAACTGATCCTGCGTGAAAATGCGGTACAGGACGCTCGCCAGCGTCTGCAGGATATTATCGAAGCCACTCAGGTAGGTACCTGGGAATGGAACCTGCAGGAAGACAGTTGTCATTTTAACGAGCGATGGGCCGGGATGCTCGGCTATACCCTCGATGAGTTAAAACCGCATAACTACGCCTGCTTTACGAATCTGTTGCACCCGGATGATCTGCCTGAAGTCGAGCGGGAGATGGAGCTGCATCTGCAGGGGAAACAGGCGACGTTTCAATGCGAAATGCGTATGAAGCACAAGCAGGGGCAGTGGATCTGGGTTCAGAGTAAGGGGCGGATTACCGCGCTGGATCAGCAGGGAAAACCACAGAGAATCTCAGGAACTCACACGGAAATCAGCGACCGGAAGGCGGCGGAGCATGAGCTGAAAATGGCAGCGAGCGTTTTCTCCCATGCCCGTGAAGGGATCATGATCACCGATGCTGATGCCCGGATTATTGAGGTCAACGAAACCTTTACCGACCTGACCGGTTACAGCCGTGAAGAGGTGCTGGGGCAGAATCCGCGGATTCTCCGTTCGGGGATGCAGAGTGAAGCGTTTTATCAGGATATGTGGCAACACCTGCAGAACCATGATCACTGGAATGGTGAGATCTGGAACCGGAAAAAATCCGGGCAGTTCTATGCTGAACTGCTGACCATCAGTGCGGTAAGGGATCGCTCCGGGAAACTGACTAACTATGTGGCCTTGTTCTCAGATATTACCCACAGCAAAATGAATGAGCAGCGCCTGGAACATGTGGCGCACTATGATGCGCTTACCGATCTGCCGAACCGGATTTTGTTGGCAGACAGGCTCGGTCAGGCCCTTATACAGGCGGACCGTGAGCAGGAACAGGTGGTGGTTGCTTATCTGGATCTGGACGGGTTCAAGGATATCAACGACTGTTACGGCCATGATCAGGGGGATCTGCTGCTGATCGAAGTGGCCCGGCGAATGAAGGCCTGCCTGCGCAGATGCGATACCATTGCCCGTCTGGGCGGCGATGAATTTGTCGCCGTGCTGACCGGTTTTAAGCAGGTTGCTGATGCCTCTGCGTTGCTGGAACGTTTGCTGCGGGCTGCGGCGCGTCCGGTACAGAGCGGTGAACTCAGCCTTCAGGTATCGGCCAGTCTGGGGGTGACCTATTACCCCCAGGACGAGGAGATCAGTGCGGACCAGTTAATGCGTCAGGCCGATCAGGCGATGTATCAGGCCAAACTTGAGGGCAAAAACTGCTATCACTTCTTCAATCCTGAGCAAGACCGTGCAGCCAAAGGTCTGAATGCCAGTCTGCAAAGTATCCGTCAGGGATTGGAGCAGGGAGAGTTTGTTGTTTACTACCAGCCTAAGATTCGTCTGGCCACGGGTGAAGTGGTCGGGATGGAGGCGCTGGTGCGCTGGCAGCACCCGCAACGGGGGCTGTTATCGCCGGCGGAGTTTCTGCCCTTAATTGAAGAACACGCGCTGAGTGTAGAGTTGGGCCAGCAGGTGCTGTCTCAGGTGCTGAGCCAGTTAGCGAACTGGCGTGAGCAGGGTGTGCACTTGCGGGTCAGTGTGAACATCAGCAGTATCGAAATTCAGGATGAGCGTTTCATGCAACGCCTGCGGCAGAAACTGAGCGCTTACCCTAAGTTAGAGCCCGGTTGTCTGCAACTGGAAATACTCGAAACCTGCGCCCTCAAAGACATTGAGAAAGTATCCCGCACCATGAAAGAGTGCCGTGCAATGGGGGTACAGTTCTCGCTGGATGATTTCGGCACCGGCTACTCCTCGCTGACCTATCTGAAACGGCTGCCTGCGGCGGAGCTTAAAATTGATCAGAGCTTTGTGCGCGATATGCTGGAAGATCCGGATGATCTGGCGATCATCGAAGGCGTGCTGGGTCTGGCGCGTGCCTTCGGACGGCAGGTGATTGCCGAGGGGGTTGAGTCAACCGCACATGGTGTCCGCTTACTGCAACTGGGCTGTGAATACGCTCAGGGCTATGCGATTGCCCGGCCGATGCCGGCTGATCAGATCGCAGGCTGGATGGAGACATGGCGTAATCCGGCCGAATGGACTGCAATCGCAGAGGCCTGA
- a CDS encoding murein transglycosylase domain-containing protein, whose protein sequence is MLNRRRFLIGLLPLGAAGCTTHDAFRIAESVARGNSLEGAVGSRLKSRATGWVTNPQSLVNDVERVSGFVRQITGVWGEENARRPTATTYVKYSEHYISRGVVDFETGRVRVESLQREKLREAIIVTLLSPEDPVNIDLFSDQAVQLGAEPFLFRQVLDQEGQPLRWSWRSGRFADHLLNTALQQRQINLPDGQQGTEYYVEFPLVSDHRLKRRYRYAQYVEKYARQYRLNPSLVYAIIETESHFNPYAVSWVPAYGLMQIVPTTAGRDAHALIHGREGTPSRDYLFNVENNIRMGCAYLHILQSRYLADIQNPQSKEYCVIAAYNGGAGNVLRSFSGDRTRAINAINRQSPQQVWQRLRQKMPNESRHYLVKVTEAKKRYV, encoded by the coding sequence ATGCTGAACCGGCGACGCTTTCTGATTGGCCTTTTACCGCTGGGAGCGGCAGGCTGCACCACCCATGATGCGTTTCGTATTGCTGAGAGCGTGGCCCGGGGGAACAGCCTTGAGGGGGCGGTGGGCTCCCGGCTGAAAAGCCGCGCGACGGGTTGGGTCACTAATCCGCAATCGCTGGTCAATGATGTTGAGCGGGTGAGCGGTTTTGTCCGGCAGATCACCGGAGTCTGGGGTGAAGAGAACGCACGCAGGCCCACGGCAACAACCTACGTGAAATACAGTGAGCACTATATCAGCCGGGGGGTGGTGGATTTCGAAACCGGGCGGGTCCGGGTTGAGAGCCTGCAGCGTGAGAAACTGCGCGAAGCCATTATCGTTACGCTGTTGTCACCCGAAGATCCGGTGAATATTGATCTGTTTTCAGATCAGGCGGTGCAACTCGGTGCGGAACCTTTCCTCTTCCGACAGGTACTGGATCAGGAGGGGCAACCCTTGCGCTGGTCATGGCGCAGTGGTCGTTTTGCTGATCATCTGCTTAATACTGCGCTGCAGCAGCGCCAGATCAACCTGCCGGATGGTCAGCAGGGAACGGAGTATTATGTAGAGTTTCCGCTGGTTTCTGATCATCGGCTCAAGCGGCGCTACCGTTATGCGCAGTACGTCGAGAAATACGCACGTCAGTATCGGCTGAACCCCTCACTGGTCTATGCAATCATTGAAACTGAGAGTCATTTTAACCCCTATGCGGTCAGTTGGGTGCCGGCTTACGGGCTTATGCAGATCGTTCCGACCACCGCCGGACGGGATGCGCATGCCCTGATCCACGGTCGTGAGGGGACGCCTTCGCGGGATTATCTGTTTAATGTCGAAAATAATATCCGTATGGGCTGCGCCTACCTGCATATCCTGCAGAGCCGCTATCTGGCTGACATACAGAATCCGCAAAGCAAGGAATACTGTGTGATTGCTGCCTACAATGGTGGGGCAGGTAATGTGTTGCGCAGTTTTTCCGGCGACCGGACGCGGGCAATCAATGCCATCAACCGCCAGTCACCGCAGCAGGTCTGGCAGCGTTTGCGGCAAAAAATGCCCAATGAAAGCCGGCATTATCTGGTTAAAGTTACCGAAGCTAAAAAGCGTTATGTCTGA
- a CDS encoding response regulator — protein MSKVRVVIAEDDQQIAEIQKRFLERIDGFELVGVAHGLQDAEDLVDIMQPELLLLDIQFPTGTGLDLLRKIRSGSRRVDVILITAAKEVDTLREALHGGVFDYILKPLVFDRLRETLENYQSHLQKLRAMESLAQSDVDTLLPRSSGQTQPVQPVTDQRLPKGVDALTLDKVRQVVLTESGALSAEAVGERIGASRTTARRYLEYLVSTDELGTEVNYGSVGRPERRYCKR, from the coding sequence ATGAGTAAAGTACGGGTAGTTATTGCCGAGGACGATCAGCAGATCGCCGAGATTCAAAAGCGCTTTCTTGAGCGTATAGATGGTTTTGAGCTGGTGGGCGTGGCGCATGGTCTTCAGGATGCTGAGGATCTGGTCGATATCATGCAACCTGAGCTTCTGCTTCTGGATATTCAGTTCCCAACCGGCACCGGTCTGGATCTGTTGCGTAAGATCCGTTCCGGCAGCCGTCGTGTGGATGTCATACTGATTACGGCGGCAAAAGAGGTCGATACCCTTCGCGAGGCGCTGCATGGCGGGGTGTTTGATTATATTCTTAAGCCGCTGGTGTTTGATCGCTTACGTGAGACGCTGGAAAACTATCAGTCTCACCTGCAGAAACTACGCGCGATGGAGTCGCTGGCACAGAGTGATGTGGATACCCTGTTGCCCCGTTCTTCAGGGCAGACGCAGCCGGTTCAGCCTGTGACGGATCAGCGCTTGCCGAAAGGTGTAGATGCACTGACGCTGGATAAAGTGCGGCAGGTTGTTCTGACGGAATCAGGCGCGTTGAGTGCAGAGGCGGTAGGTGAGCGGATCGGTGCCAGCCGAACCACCGCGCGGCGTTATCTGGAGTATCTGGTAAGTACCGATGAACTGGGAACTGAGGTTAATTATGGCAGTGTGGGGCGACCGGAACGGCGCTATTGCAAACGCTGA